The DNA sequence AGTTTTGTCGAGATGGGCAAGCAACTGCGGCAGGAACTGGATAAGGTTGGTGGCAACAAGAAGATATTGGTTCTCACCGCGGATGGCAGTTTCTGTAACCGCACCTGCTTTGGAGAGATTCCGGAAAGGTCTGCCCTGCTGGCTCGGGCCCGCAAGGATGCCAAGCTGTGCTTCCATGCCGAGGCCGGTTCACGCCGGTTTTATGGGGCTGAGAAGTTTACCCCCGAGCAAGTTCGCAAAGACGAGGGTCGCCAGTGGAAGACCACAAAGATCTTCTATGGTGGCAAGCGGCGGACGATTCGATACAAAGAGGTTGCCGATGTGTACTGGCAGCGCGGCGCTGGAAAGCGCCCGCTTCGCCTGATCGTCGTTGCGCCTACTCCGTATCGCAAGAGTCAGAGCAAGAAGTTGTATTACCGCGATCCGGCGTACCTGCTCACCAGCGACCTGCGCGACTCAGCCAAGCAGTTGCTGCAGATCTATTTCGACCGCTGGCAGATCGAGGTGAACCACCGAGAGGAGAAGGACACGCTCGGCGTCGGGCAGGCGCAATTATGGAACGTTACGTCCGTGCCCAAACAGCCAGTCCTGGCTGTAGCGGCCTATAGCGCGCTCTTGCTGGCGTCCCTGCGGGCCTTTGGCGCAGAGCGTGGAAGCGCCTATGCAGAACTCCCCAAGTGGCGGCGAAACGCGCGACGCCCGTCCTGTTTGGATCTGGTCACGCTTTTGCGTAAGGAGATGGTCCAACAACCGAACTTGCTCGAGCCTTTTGCTTTTGAAGTCACCGAGCCGGGGATGGTTCGGGCCGCCGCCGCTTGAAAGAATGTAGAAACTCCAGGGTTGGGCGGAGACCCAACCAACTGTCACTTATCTGTGTTCTGCGTTTCACTCTTGTCCAAGATAAATCCGCGAACCACGAATCGGGCCCGGTTGGACGGCTGAGAGGGGTGCCCTCCTACAATTAAGCGTTGGCGCAGTTTCGTTTTCTCACCGGGACCGCGCCCGCGCCACACCCAAGGAGGGCAAGACAATCCTACAAGCCGCCAGTCTCTTCAATCAACTGCTGCACCACTTCCCCCGCAACGAGTTCGCCGCTCTCGTCAAGAAGCACGGCGCCGAACGCTCCGCCAAGGGCTTCACCTGCTGGACCCAGTTCGTTTCCATGCTCTTCTGCCAACTCGGCCGCGCCGACTCCCTTCGCGAGATCTGCAACGGGCTCAGTTGCTGCCTCGGCAAACTCGTGCACCTCGGCATCGCCAAAGCGCCCCGCCGTTCCACCCTTTCCTATGCCAATGAACACCGCCCTGCCGCCCTGTTCGAGGATCTCTTCTGGACCTCGCTGGCCCGCTTCCGCGACAGTGGGACCCTCGGCCCGCGTAAACACAAGTTCCGCTTCAAGAACAAGCTGCTCAGTCTGGACTCGACGACGATTACCCTGTGCCTGAACCTGTTTCCCTGGGCAAAGTTCCGTCGCGCCAAAGGCGGCGTGAAGGCGCATGTCCTCCTTGATCACGACGACTACCTCCCTGCCTATGTGCTGCTCACCGAAGCCCGCCGGAGCGATGTCAAAATGGCCGACTCCTTCCTGCCCAATCCCGGCTCCATCGTCGCCATGGATCGCGGCTACAACGACTACGCCCTGTTTGGCCGCTGGACGAAGGCCGGCGTCTTCTTCGTGACCCGGCTGAAAGACGATGCCCAGTTTGAGATTGTCGAGGAGCGGACAAGGCCGCAGAACAGCGCGATCTGTGTCGACCAGATCATCCGTCTCTCTTCGGCCAAAGGCCGCGCCGGCTGCCCGCATCTGCTGCGCCGTGTCGTGGTCTGGGTCCCCGAAAAGGACGATGTCATCGTCCTGCTCACCAACCATCTGGAGTTCGGCGCCACGACCATTGCCGCCATCTACAAGGACCGCTGGAAACTGGGCGTGTCCAGACAAGGACACATTGTCCAGTCGGTGAAAGACCGACCGGGGCCAAAAGACTCAGGCCTCGTAGCTTGGGAGGCG is a window from the uncultured Paludibaculum sp. genome containing:
- a CDS encoding transposase, which encodes MSLLSEFLAITADWRPVFPQQRTFVRGVRQALGSLICLGRRCLTRILWTNGGQHSSWSAEYFLHSRCQWEPQELFRPILKSALAYCPQRLVGVALDDTKLRKTGRSIQQAFYQRDPMSPPFHLNLVLGLRFLQASLLVPLHRNAPVGSRALPIRFQEVSRVKRPGKKASDAEKKQYREAVKTKNLSRSFVEMGKQLRQELDKVGGNKKILVLTADGSFCNRTCFGEIPERSALLARARKDAKLCFHAEAGSRRFYGAEKFTPEQVRKDEGRQWKTTKIFYGGKRRTIRYKEVADVYWQRGAGKRPLRLIVVAPTPYRKSQSKKLYYRDPAYLLTSDLRDSAKQLLQIYFDRWQIEVNHREEKDTLGVGQAQLWNVTSVPKQPVLAVAAYSALLLASLRAFGAERGSAYAELPKWRRNARRPSCLDLVTLLRKEMVQQPNLLEPFAFEVTEPGMVRAAAA
- a CDS encoding IS4 family transposase; its protein translation is MLQAASLFNQLLHHFPRNEFAALVKKHGAERSAKGFTCWTQFVSMLFCQLGRADSLREICNGLSCCLGKLVHLGIAKAPRRSTLSYANEHRPAALFEDLFWTSLARFRDSGTLGPRKHKFRFKNKLLSLDSTTITLCLNLFPWAKFRRAKGGVKAHVLLDHDDYLPAYVLLTEARRSDVKMADSFLPNPGSIVAMDRGYNDYALFGRWTKAGVFFVTRLKDDAQFEIVEERTRPQNSAICVDQIIRLSSAKGRAGCPHLLRRVVVWVPEKDDVIVLLTNHLEFGATTIAAIYKDRWKLGVSRQGHIVQSVKDRPGPKDSGLVAWEAPWRESKTAEPSDNILRKECARRTRLQRKVNADVASLHEIPVAETV